One stretch of Chitinophaga pendula DNA includes these proteins:
- a CDS encoding RagB/SusD family nutrient uptake outer membrane protein has protein sequence MIKRYYLLHTIYLLSLLILAAGCSKELTENPKGLVAGDDAMSSQTGLETVLTGAYGSLMVPWTSGFTTVSQIAMTMGGDDLTTHPGSNKEEFREFDRFNVSSLNSRMNPIWLGCYKTIQATTNIINNYNKVQGGNQDTIRAMVAEASYLRALSYYWLTRLWGAVPIIPSEKYTPEYLNLKKSPPAEIYPLIETDLKRAEEWIPNARRSGGRPNKGTVKALLADVYLTEAGWPLKDQSKYALAAAKAKEVIDGKATYGFDLYMGDYLKIFAGGTVEDVFSLFTRGNWITYNSFYGLSTMPEDEGGWSDFFPELNFFNNFPAGPRKDATFSTRFTSSDGTTISWQQTTTKHPYYKKFTIQSGQKTVYMSNNPVVMMRYAHVLLIYAEAQARSAGTPNGDAYTAVNAVRRRAGLLDLPENMTGPAFAAAVVDERAWEFAGEWNRWFDLIRLEQVEAANANKAAGDLQPAATITKANYWMPIPGADAVVNPNL, from the coding sequence ATGATCAAACGATACTACTTATTACACACCATATACCTGCTTTCTCTTCTAATATTAGCAGCAGGATGTAGCAAAGAGCTCACAGAAAACCCGAAAGGATTGGTCGCCGGCGATGACGCCATGAGCAGTCAGACCGGTCTCGAAACCGTACTGACCGGTGCCTATGGTAGCCTCATGGTACCCTGGACAAGCGGTTTTACAACCGTATCACAGATCGCAATGACCATGGGCGGCGATGATCTCACCACACATCCGGGTTCCAATAAAGAAGAATTCCGGGAGTTCGACCGCTTCAATGTATCATCGCTCAACAGCCGGATGAACCCCATTTGGCTGGGCTGCTACAAAACCATACAGGCCACCACCAATATCATCAATAACTACAACAAGGTACAGGGGGGCAACCAGGATACCATCCGCGCAATGGTCGCCGAAGCCAGCTACCTGCGGGCACTGTCATACTACTGGCTCACCCGCCTCTGGGGCGCCGTACCAATCATCCCGTCTGAAAAATATACCCCGGAATACCTTAACCTGAAAAAAAGCCCACCGGCAGAGATTTACCCACTGATAGAAACAGACCTCAAAAGAGCAGAAGAATGGATACCCAATGCCAGACGAAGCGGAGGCCGGCCCAACAAAGGCACCGTAAAGGCGTTGCTGGCCGACGTATACCTCACAGAAGCAGGCTGGCCGCTGAAAGATCAGTCGAAATATGCACTGGCGGCAGCCAAAGCAAAAGAAGTAATAGATGGCAAAGCCACCTATGGATTTGACTTGTACATGGGAGATTACCTGAAGATCTTCGCAGGTGGCACCGTGGAAGATGTCTTCTCCCTCTTCACCCGCGGTAACTGGATCACCTACAACTCGTTCTACGGATTATCCACCATGCCGGAAGATGAAGGGGGCTGGAGTGACTTCTTCCCCGAGCTCAACTTCTTTAACAACTTCCCCGCAGGACCCCGCAAAGATGCCACCTTCAGCACCCGGTTCACCTCGAGTGATGGTACCACCATTTCCTGGCAACAAACCACTACCAAACATCCCTACTATAAAAAATTTACCATACAGTCAGGACAAAAGACAGTATACATGTCTAATAACCCGGTGGTAATGATGCGATACGCCCACGTACTGCTGATCTATGCCGAAGCACAAGCCCGCTCGGCTGGCACGCCAAACGGCGATGCCTATACCGCTGTTAACGCCGTACGCCGGCGCGCCGGCCTGCTCGACCTGCCGGAAAACATGACAGGCCCCGCTTTCGCAGCAGCAGTAGTAGACGAACGTGCCTGGGAATTTGCCGGCGAATGGAATCGCTGGTTCGACCTCATAAGACTGGAACAAGTAGAAGCTGCCAATGCCAATAAAGCCGCCGGCGACCTCCAGCCGGCCGCCACTATCACTAAAGCGAACTATTGGATGCCCATCCCGGGCGCCGATGCAGTAGTGAACCCTAATTTATGA